The Aspergillus nidulans FGSC A4 chromosome VIII genome contains the following window.
ttttttttcttgttaCGACTTCGCATCTGTTATGGCGTTTTGGTATCATAGACGGTCTTCTATGCTAGAAGCACTGCATGCATTTTACACGGGGATATGGAGGTGATCTGTCTTTGTTATAGCATTACCATGGCGTGGCGTTGTTTACTCCTCGGGTCAACCTGCCAGGAGGTCTGCATTGCATGATACGTGGGTATCCCGAGGGCCGAAACTGGCTGTATTATTCTAGACAATAAGGATTATGAGCGTAAAGCTCTCCGTTGTGCACATATCTTCCAGAATGCATTGTAGCCAAAACAGTCGATAGAGTTACCGCCTTCAGCTCTCATTTTGCCGCGCATCATGGGCGGTGAGAATATGCTATTCGACCCCAGGACGTATATATAGTAGTGAGACATTATCGGTGAGAAATTCATTGAATGAGGCATACAATCAACTAAAAGATTGATCTCGCTCTCTATCTGAACTTACTAATTACGTCAATACTTGCTTGAGTAGTCGTGCATCTTGTGCGCTTGGTTTCGCATACATAGTATTCACGGGCCGACATTTTCCCGTACAACCTGAGGCCGCAGCCGCCAAAAAGATCCTGTCGGCCTCAATCCAGCACACCAGCCAACAGCCGGGACTCATCAGACAATTTGCACCGCAACAATGCCTCCCAGGCTCCAAATACTCCCTCTGCATCTTCGCAGCTCTCTTCCCCGACCCTCAACGATACCGCAACCATCCCAATTGCTGCTCTCCGTTCAGTCCCAAACCCGCAATGCACACATCTTAGCTTCCCTCTCCGATAACCCGGGGGCCTACAACAAGCGCATCCGACGAGGTCGCGGCCCTGCCTCGGGCAAGGGTAAGACTTCTGGAAGAGGTCATAAGGGTCAAGGGCAGCACGGAAAGGTTCCGGCGGGCTTCAACGGCGGGCAGACGCCTGATATTGTGGTGCATGGGGAGAGGGGATTCAAGAATATGTAGGCGCTTTGCTCTTCATTTGCCTCATATTTGATGCGTTACTGATGAGTTCCAGTTTCTCCCTCGATCTCGCCCCCGCCAACCTCGACCGCATCCAGGAATGGATTGACCAGGGTCGCATCGACCCCACAAAACCAATCACCGTCCGCGAACTCGCAAAGTCTCGGTGCATCCATAACCCCAAAGACGGCGTGAAACTGCTTGCCCGCGGCGTCAACGCTCCCACCACTACAGATATCACAACTCCTGCCTCAAATATCGCGGAAGCAGAATCACCGTCCGACTCGCTGGAAGAAGGAACCACAACCGCACCCGCTTCCAACATTCTCAAACAGCCCATCCACCTCGTTGTCTCGCGCGCTTCAGCCGCCGCCATCGCGGCCGTCGAAGCAGCCGGCGGCTCCGTCACAACACGCTTCTACACCAAGGCCTCCATCTCCCGGATCATGAAGCGCGAGACTCACCCCTTCGTTTCTGCATCCTGGGTTGCGGAAAGCGGAAATCCAGCACTCCACGCTGCTGCCGGCTTAGATTTCTCAGCAAACACCGCTGCGTCCGGGAACGCATTTACGCAAGAGGCCAAGATCATGGCCGCTAAGGGATACAAGTACCGTCTGCCGGATCCGACCAACCGTAAAGATATTGAGTACTACCGTGATCCCGCGCACAGGGGTTACTTGAGTCATTTGCTCAAACCGCTCGAGGGACCGAGTTTGTTCTTCCGGTCGCcggtggagaggaagaccGCGTCTGGCcccaagaaggagaaggttcTGCCGGAGAACAGACTTTGGTAGAGTTGTTTATTTCTGGGTTTGCGCGTGGATGCCGATATTGATGAGAGTAAAGGATGGGTTGTCCATCCATGTCGGTTATTGATATGATTTGGCTATCAACTGAGGAATTGGTCCAGTTGCATTGTAACTATGTGTATGTATACTAGGTTAGATATCTATTCTGTTCGACTATCATATTCCTGTTTCTCTTGAGTTCGTTTTGCTCCGCGAGCCATCTTACATACCTACCTACAAAAGCCCCGTGAGGGATTCCATGTCCTATATGTGGATATCGATCGTAAATACGAGCGGCAGCCTGACACACCCTGATCAGTGCTTGGGAAATCCTGATTCGGAATGTAGAACTGAACCGATATCAGTCCGCTCATTCGCCTACATACATATAACGGCAAGAGACGCATATATGTTGGCCATCCAGGTATTAGGTTCCAACAAGGAGCCCACTTTAGGACAACCTTAACTCATACAGGGGTCATGAGTTAGGACACACCGCAACTGCACTTTACAGCGAGGTATACCGGTGCGTCGCAATAGACCCTAGACATAAGCAGTGGCTGCCGAATTGGGTGTTTCGGGTAGGATCCGCTTGCTCTGTGTGTATGCTACGCTTCGATATGGATATGTACTCCACATCTAGCCCGTACGGCCGCCGATATCCATGCAGGTATAAATATGGACATATAGACAAAGTTTGCCTTTTCCAGACTCTGTGACTACTTGTTCTGCAGGACTACGGAGGAGGTACGTACATAAGCAGCAAAGAAGTCTGACGCAAAAGGACAGAAAAGGCAAGAGAGCGAGGTGACCGGGGTAGTTGAAGGGGTTCGCTGCTGTTACCCCAGATGCAGTAGCATGGATTGGAGTGGGAAAGACAAAGGAGACAGGTTGGACCACTGAAGTTTCAGGATCTCGGCTGATTCTTGGGCTATGCAGTCACGCTTAGAACATTTTGTATGGGGCGGTATGCCGGGAGACTGAAAGATTGAATATACTGACCCATCGTTTGAGTACATCTGAATGTTCTGTTGCAGTACAGAATAATAATAGGGAAGCTAACACAGGGACCGGCTCAGTAACCTGTCTTGTTTGGGTAGCATGCTGTTTCGGCCGGGTATAGTATGAGACATCTGCAGGCCAGGTTGCAATGTGATCTCGGAGTATTGCATAGAGACGGATAAGAGCAAGGGTTATGATTCAACGAGAAACATTTAGCGTTTGCGAATCCTGATATTGGCTTGTGCAACACCAGAACGAAGGATTCTCATACGTCATACATTCGTTGCGATGTCTGAGGCGACTGCCTATGATGCGTACGCAGATAACGCGAGGATTGGACATCATGTTATAAACTAGCTCTTCCACGAACGTGCTTAATGTTGCCTCAGTTTAAGGGCATATTCTCAGGTACCTACTCAGAGCA
Protein-coding sequences here:
- a CDS encoding mitochondrial 54S ribosomal protein YmL10/YmL18 (transcript_id=CADANIAT00001538): MPPRLQILPLHLRSSLPRPSTIPQPSQLLLSVQSQTRNAHILASLSDNPGAYNKRIRRGRGPASGKGKTSGRGHKGQGQHGKVPAGFNGGQTPDIVVHGERGFKNIFSLDLAPANLDRIQEWIDQGRIDPTKPITVRELAKSRCIHNPKDGVKLLARGVNAPTTTDITTPASNIAEAESPSDSLEEGTTTAPASNILKQPIHLVVSRASAAAIAAVEAAGGSVTTRFYTKASISRIMKRETHPFVSASWVAESGNPALHAAAGLDFSANTAASGNAFTQEAKIMAAKGYKYRLPDPTNRKDIEYYRDPAHRGYLSHLLKPLEGPSLFFRSPVERKTASGPKKEKVLPENRLW